The genomic stretch CCCTTGACCTCCCCAACCGCAACCGGACAGATCTCCCCGGATAAGACCGTGAACTGTCCCTACACAACTGCGTCATTTACCGTGTTCCCTGAACCAATGGGCTTTGTTGTGTTGTGCCAACTCGCCCCAGGACTATCTCGGCCTTCTATGACGTTTCTGTCCGTCAGCTTGTAGGTTTGCCGCTGGCTTCCTCCAGACCCTTCCTCACGGAAGCGCCCTTGCCTTAAGCTAGTAGTTGTCGTCACTCGGATCTTTTCGATCATTTGGACGCTGGTTCTCCTACAGGGGACTTTCACCCCATTAGTTCACGCCCGTGCCGGGCGTACACAACCCTAGTGCAGCGGATTGACCGAAGCCGCCTTGTGTTGTTGCAAAGTCTCTGGCAACCGCTGACCAGGGACGTTAGGCTCAACCTGTGAGTGGAGCACTTCTGCAAACGCAAATCTCGATTCAAAGATTCTTCGTCGTAGCCTTTACTTTTTTCGGCACCCTTAGTAAAGTAAGGGGCAGTTTGCTTTACTAATGTTTCTGCTAAGTATGTCATCCTTTACTAAGAGGTCAGAACGGGCAGGGCGATGGGTGCAGCAGGGCAGCGGTGAAACTTCTTACAGTGCCTTTATTCCTGCGCCCCTCCCTCCTGTTCCAGCAATTACAGTAGACTCAGTACTTCAGCGGCGGCTTGAAGCTGCTGGGTTAGCACTAGGGCGACTTGATGGGATTGGGCGAATACTACCGGGACCAGAAGAGCTTCTATACAGCTACATCCGAAAGGAAGCCGTATTATCAAGTCAGATTGAGGGAACTCAATCGTCCATTGCTGATTTGCTTCTTCATGAAAATCAGGCAGTACCGGGAGTTGTATTGGAAGATATTCAAGAGGTTTCCAACTATATTGGTGCATTGAGCTATGGTATTGATCGGCTTTCAACACTGCCTCTTAGCTTGCGTCTAATTCGTGAGTCACATGAGCGGCTTGTCCGTGGTACCCGTGGCGATCAGAAGGCACCCGGAGAGTTTAGGCGTTCCCAGAACTGGATTGGGGGAAGCAAACCGAGTGACGCAATGTTTGTGCCGCCGCCACCACATGAGTTGCCAGATGTACTCAGTGCATTCGAGAAGTTTCTCCATTCTGTGGAATATCCCGTCTTGCTCAAAGTTGGGCTCGCACACGCACAGTTTGAGACAATTCACCCCTTCCTTGATGGTAATGGTCGGGTAGGTCGTATGCTTATAGCACTGATGCTCGTTGCTGAAGGGGTTTTGGAACGACCGTGGCTGTATGTGAGCCTTCATTTTAAGAAGCACCGTGACAAATATTACCGTCTTCTCCAAGAAGTAAGAACTCAAGGAAATTGGGAAGAGTGGCTTATATTTTTTCTTGAAGGTGTTACAACTATTGCAAATCAAGCTACAGAGAAAATCCGTGCTTTAATGGCACTCTTTGAGCGAGATCGAAAAGTAGTAGAGCAGTCGCGGAAAGGTTCGATTTACCAATCGGTTGCAGTGCAGTCGAACTTGACAGTCTATGATTACTTAAAGAAAAGGATTGCTATCCGAATTCCCGAAACCGCAGAGGCTTGTGCGACAACTAAGCCAACTGTTAAACGTGCAATCGAAGATCTTCAGCGACTTGGTATCGTAACTGAGGCAACAGGTAAGCCTAGGAACAAAGTATATATCTATAAAGAGTATCTTGATATCCTGAATCAAGATGATGGAACATTTGAAACGCAATAATGATTGAGTGAGTAGGTGTAATCGATGAACCATCTTTTACATATAATCAGTTGCCTAACAAGTCGTTGCAGCGGCGAAATGGAATTTACTATCAAGAGTCAAAAGTCATTAGCCGCCGCTGAACTTGGTCATTACCAAATCCAATTTTCTTAAGCAAAGTAAAAATATTTCGGTGTGTCAAGTATATTAATCCCAAACTTATGCTCCAGGGGTGAGACTTTGGATCTGGGGCAACAGCACCTCAAAAGCCTGACCCCGATGACTGATGGCCCGTTTCACTTCTGGGAGCATTTCCGCAAAGGTCAACCCATGCTCTGGCACGTAGAAGATCGGGTCATAGCCAAAACCATCCGAGCCTCTGGGAAGATGGAGAATTTCGCCCCGGCAAATCCCCTCCGCTTGCAAGGCAATATTGCCATCCGGGCGGGCGATCGCGATCGCACAGGCAAACTGAGCCTGCCGGTTCAACTCATCCCCCAGTTCAAACAGCAGTCGTTCGATCCGCTCTGGATCGGTTTTGCCGTAGCGAGCTGAGAAAATGCCGGGAGCTCCTTCCAGGGCATCTACTTCCAGGCCAGAGTCATCGGCGATCGCCCATTCTCCTGTGGCCAGAGCCACCTGGGATGCCTTAATACAGGCATTGGCCAGGAATGTATCCCCTGTTTCCTCGATGTCCAACTCTTCTGGTTTGAGAATCAGCTCCCAGTCCAGCTCTACCAGGTATTCCTGCATCTCTCGGACTTTGCCTGGATTACCGGTTGCCACCACCATGATCGGCATTTGCATTCCTCCTTACCACAACAAATCCATCCTGTGGAGACGTTCCGATAGAACGTCTCTAGGACACCCAATTAAAAGTTTTGGAGGGGGTGAAACCCCTCCACTCCCTGTTGCAAAATTTAGTGTTTGCCACACTAGCCCCCACCGAATACCTCCAGATTGGCAAAGGCACAGATGGGCGAACCATGCCCCACCCAGATGGCCTGATTGGGTTCCCCTTTGCCACACATGGGGGTGCCATACATGGCCCAGGATTCCTGATCGCCCACCTGGACCAGATTCTGCCAGAATTGCAGGGTCGTGCCCCGGTAATTAGGATTTCGGAGCGTCTTCGTCAGTTGCCCCTGCTCAATCAGACGGGCATATTCACAGCCAAACTGGAATTTGTAGCGCTGGTCATCGATCGACCAGGAGCGGTTCGATTCCATATATACCCCCTGCTCGATGCTGCCAATCAACTCAGCCAGAGGGGTGGTTCCCGGTTCTAGATTCAGGTTGGCCATCCGATCGATCGGGGGCCGATTCCAGGAACAGGCGCGGGTACAGGCCACTCCTGGCAGCCCACTGCGGGTCTGACTTTCCAGCCCACCGATGCCCCGCAGGAGTTTTCCTCCCTGAATCAGATACTCCCGACTGGCAGGAGTCCCCGTATCATCGAAGTTGTAGCTGGCCAGTTCTCCCGGCACCGTGGGGTCAAAGGTGACATTCATCAAAGGCGACCCATAGGTGAGCTGGCCGAAGTCCTCTGGCTTGACAAAACTGCCCCCCGCATAGTTGCGTTCATCCCCCAGAATCCGGTCCAGCTCCAGAGGGTGGCCGATGCTCTCATGGATCTGCAACATCATCTGGTCGGGGGCCAGGACCAGGGTGGTGGTCATGGTAGGACAATCTTCTGCCGCCAGCAGTTCAACCGCCTGTTCTCCCGTGCGTCGAACTCGCTCCCACAAATCAGGCTCGGGAAAGAGTTCGGCTCCACCCTGGTAACAGTGGGAAAGCCAGCCATTCTGGGTGCGGCGCTGAACGATCGCCCCATCCTGAGCCGTCGCCCCATAATCCGTCGCCATTTTGAGAAATTTCTGGTACACCTCAGAGCCATTACTGCTAATCAACCAGGATTCTGCTTCTGTGGTCATCACCATGGCGGTGGTCTGTACGATCTGGTCCGAGACCTTCAAGGTCTGACAGATCTTGGCCAGCAGATCGTTGATCTCCCCAGCACTGAGCACCTCCAGGGGCTTTAAGAATGGGGAAATATATTGTCCCGTCACTTTAGGCCGTGCTGTTTCCGTCAAGCGATGGATGCCCCACTCAGCCGCTGCTTTGGCCTGCTGGTAGGCCATTTGGGCCGCCAGGCGAATCGGCGCTGCCTGGAAAGAATTCGTGGCTCCATAGCCGATCTGGCCATTGACGAGAACCTCCACCATGACACCCTGGTTGTCCGATCGCCCATTCGATCGGGGCAACCCATCTCGAAAGGAACGGGTGGTTTCCGTTTCCCGTACCGCCCGCAAACCCACCCAATCCACTGGCAGGTCAAGCGAGGCTAACACCTGCGAGAGTTGATCCAACATAAAACATCCCCTTTGGATACCAGTGGGGGCACATAGCCTGTGCCCATACCTGACCGTGCGCCCATGATAATGCACCGATTCTAATCAAGGATCGGAAGCATGAATCACCATTCTTTATCGATGCCAGCGGGTACCATCGGCACCATCAATCAAGGTAATTCCCTGGGCTTTCAACTCGTCCCGAATCCGATCGCCCTCTTTCCAGTTCTTGGCCTTGCGGGCCTCCGTCCGTTGCTGGATCAGAGCTTCGATGGCTGCATCAGTCCAGCCTGCAATCAATTCGGGTGTTCCGGCCCCAGCACGAGCAGCGGCAGAGTCAGGTTGCAGGACTTGTGCTTCGGGTTTGGCGGTTAACCCTAACACTTGGGCCAGGCAGACCAGGGTGAACCACTCGCGCTCCAGGACCTGAGGGTCCGTTTTTGTTTTCCCCTCATGGACGAGCAGGTTCCCCTCCTTCCGTAAGTCCTTCGCCAAGTCAAAAAGCACTGCCAGGGCACCAGCAGTATTGAAGTCATCATCCATAGCGGCTTGGAATTGTGTTACTGCTGGACTGCCTGACGGCACTCGCATGTGGGCGGGATCGCCAAAGGTGGCATCCCCCCGATCGGGCCACTGCAGATCCTGGCCAAAGTTGTAGCCAAACAATAATCCTTCCCTGAGCGTCTGCCAGCCATTGGTGGCAGCGGCCATGGCTTCTTCTGTGAAGTCGATCGGCTGCCGGTAGTTGGCCTGCAGGACGAACAGCCGCACCACCATGGGGTCATACACCTCCAGCAAGGCCCGGATCGTGGTGAAGTTCTTCAGGGACTTGGACATTTTGTCCCCCCTGATTTTCACAAAGCCATTGTGCAGCCAGTAAGTGGCAAGGGGTTGGGCAAGGGCCGCTTCCGATTGGGCAATTTCATTCTCGTGGTGGGGAAACACCAGGTCTTCGCCACCGGAGTGGATGTCAATGCGATCGCCCAGCAACTCCCGCACCATGGCCGAACATTCGATATGCCAGCCCGGGCGTCCCTGACCCCAGGGAGACTCCCAAAAAGGTTCCCCCGGTTTGGCCGCCTTCCAGAGAGCAAAATCCATAGGATGATGCTTTTTTGTCTCTGGTTCTTCACTCAGTCGTCCACTGGCCCCCGCTTCCATCTGCTCCAGGTGCCGCCCAGAAAGCTTGCCATAGCTGGGAAACCGTTCTACCGCATAATACACATCCCCTCCAGCAGCATAGGCGTAGCCGCCCTCAATCAGGGTTTTAATCAGATCGATCATCTGGGGGATGAATTCAGTAGCTTTGGGATAGGCGTCTGCCCGCTGAATATTGAGCTGATCCATATCGACAAAGTACTCATCGATATAGGTTGCAGTTACCTGATCCCAGGGTTTCTGTTCTTCCTTCGCCCGGTTGATAATTTTGTCATCAATATCCGTGAAGTTCTGAATGTAGCGCACGTCATACCCACACCATTGCAAGTATCGCCGGACCACATCCCAGACGATGTAAGAGCGGGCATGACCCAAATGGCAGTAGTCGTAGACGGTGACCCCACAGCAATACATCCGCACTTGACCGGCCTCCAGGGGTTCAAAGGCTGCTTTGCCACGAGTCAGCGTGTTGTAGAGTGTGAGTACCATAACAATGGGAAATTATTAAGATCAAAGTAATGCCATAGGGCATCGAATCTTGATGCTAGCATTGGATTGCTGACAGCTTCCTAACCATTTTTTCAGACATTTTGAGCGATCGCTTATGCCATCCGTAGCCAGTTCCCCCAGCCAGACCATGGACGCTCCCAAACATGGCCTGCCCGTTACCATCATCACCGGCTTTCTTGGGAGCGGCAAAACCACCCTCCTGAACCACATTCTCACCAATCAGGAAGGGGTGAAGACAGCGGTGCTGGTAAATGAATTTGGTGAGATTGGCATTGACAACGAACTGATTGTATCCACAGACGACGACATGGTGGAACTCAGTAATGGCTGTATCTGTTGCACCATTAATAGCGACTTACAGGATGCCGTTTACAAAGTCCTGGAGCGGGAAGATAAAGTCGATTATATGGTGGTCGAAACCACTGGCCTGGCTGATCCCCTGCCGGTTGCTCTTACCTTCCTGGGCACGGAACTGCGGGACCTGACCCGGCTGGACTCCATCATCACCGTGGTGGATGCGGAGAATTACAGCCTGGATCTGTTCAATAGTCAGGCGGCCCATAATCAGATTGCCTATGGCGACATTATTCTCCTGAATAAGGCCGACCTCGTTGATCCGGCTGATCTGGATCTGCTGGAAGTCAAGATTCGGGATGTGAAAGAAGGAGCCCGAATTCTCCGTACAGTGAAAGGAGATGTGTCCTTACCCCTGATCCTGAGCGTGGGGCTGTTTGAATCCGATCGGTATTTTGAGACAGACGATAAAGCCGAGGGCCATGATCACCATGACCATGACCACGATCACCATGACCATGACCATGACCACGCCCATGCCCATCATGGGCACGACGAGCAGGATCACTCAGCCTGTGACCATGACCATGGCCACTGTGAACATGACCATGACCATCACCACCATTCCGATCACCTGGAGATGGATGGCTTCACCTCGATTTCCTTCCAGAGTGACAAGCCCTTTGCGATTAAGAAGTTTCAGAACTTTCTGGATCACCAACTACCTGAATCGGTCTTCCGCGCCAAAGGGATTCTCTGGTTTGATGAGAGTCCCCGTCGTCATATCTTCCATCTCAGTGGTAAACGCTTCACCATGGACGATGAGGATTGGAAAGGCCAGCCCAAAAATCAACTGGTGTTAATTGGCCAGAACCTGGATCATGCAACCCTAAGAGCCCAGTTGGAAGCCTGTTTGGGGCCAAAATCATCGCGAGGTAAGGGGTTTGGCAAGTAGCCTGGACAATCCGCTATTTTTGATCGGCCTTGCCATTATTGTGCTGAGCAGCCTCGTTTCCTTCTTTTGCTTCATCCGGGTGCTGATCTGGATGTTCCAAAACGATGAAACCACATGGGGAACGGTTTGTCTCGTACTGACTTTTCTGAGCGGCCTTGGCCCCCTGATTGGCTATGTTCTTGGCTGGACACTCCCCAGGGAAGGCCAATTGCGACCCACCATGGGCATCTGGACCTTGTCCATTGTCGTTACGATCGTGGGTACCATCCTCGTGATCGCCACCTCTGGGGCAATCACGACCCAATAATCTCCAGACATCGCACACAACACCCCTATCCCAACTTACAGGCGTTGCTTACAATGCCTCTATCCCATCCATTCATTTCATTGGCATCATCCACGGAATTTCATGACGACTGATTTGACTTGCCTGCTGATCCTGACCCTCTGGACCTTACTCCTGAACCATATTCCCGCCGTGGCCCGAATTACTAAAGGTGGCGTTGCCTGGGGCCTCAGTAATCGCGAGGTGATGCCAGAGGTGGCACCCTGGGTGGGACGGGCCGATCGGGCCCAGCGCAACCACCAAGACAACCTGGCCCTGATTGCGATCGTCATCCTGATTGCCCAAATCACCGGCCAGGCTGACGGGATCACGGCCATTTCGTCCATCATTATGGTGGTTTCCCGCATCCTGCACGGTCTCACCTACATAGCTGGCAATCCGCTGCTGCGATCGACCGCCTACTTTGTCTCCATCCTGGCCCTGCTGACGATCGTCTGGCGCATTCTGACTTAGGGCTCAAGTCTTGCTACCCTCTGACCAGATCCCCCCAGCCCTGGGATAACTCAGGACTGCGGCCAAACCAGCCCTTCGCTACAATAAAAACATGAGTAGGTCAACCAGGGTGGGATCACTACGACAGGTCTCTGTTTGTCAACATACCAACTGTCTCCAAAATGGCTCGTCGGAGGTTTTAGGGGCTTTTGAAGCTCAGCCTATTTCGGGGGTTACGGTTTGTGCAACGGGATGTCTGGGGCAATGCAATATGGGACCAACCGTGCATATCGAGCCGGATCAGACCTGGTACTGCCGGGTTAAGCCCCAGGATGTACCGGAAATTGTCGATCGGCACCTGCAAGGCAATGAACCCGTGAAAAGATTGTTGCATCCCCGCTTTCATCCTCAATTTATCGAGTGAGGGCGTCAGGTGTTCCATCCCAGGGCAGACAGGCAACTGTCCTGTTTTGTCCCAGTCGTCAACCCCGTAAGGAAGTCAGTAGTTTTTAACCCCAGGGGCTGGCGATGTGATACTATCCCTGTTGCATACAGATTGTAATAATTGAGCTGTGAGACCCCTTGCCTCGGACTAAAATTGTTGCCACGATCGGCCCTGCTACCAGCACTCCCGATGTTCTTCGTGCCCTGATCGGAGCGGGAGCTACAACGCTACGGCTCAACTTTTCCCATGGCACCCACGATGACCACCAGCGAAGCATTCGTCTGATTCGTCAAATTTCCTTTGAGTTAAATCAACCCGTTGGGATTCTACAAGATTTGCAAGGCCCTAAGATTCGCCTGGGTAAGTTTATAGATGGCCCCATCACTCTGAAGAAAGGGGATCCCTTTATCCTCACTAGTCGGGATGTGACCTGTAACCAGGAAATTAGCACCGTCACCTATGAGCCTCTGGCCGATGAAGTGCCTTCAGAGTCCCGCATTCTGCTGGATGATGGGCGGGTCGAAATGGTGGTGGAAACAGTCGATCGACCCCAGCGCGATCTCCATTGCCGGGTCACTGTGGGTGGGGTCCTCTCCAATAGCAAGGGGGTCAACTTCCCTGGGGTTTACCTCTCAATTAAAGCCCTGACGGATAAGGACCGGCGGGACTTGATGTTCGGTCTGGACCAGGGTGTAGATTGGGTAGCCCTGAGCTTTGTTCGTAATCCTCAAGACATTCTGGAAATTAAGGAACTGATTTCTAGTGCCGGGAAACAGGTGCCTGTGATCGCCAAGATTGAGAAGCATGAGGCGATCGAACAGATGGAGGCCATTCTTTGCATCTGTGATGGCGTCATGGTAGCTCGAGGGGATCTGGGGGTAGAGCTTCCGGCAGAGGATGTCCCGGTTCTGCAGAAACGTCTGATTGCCACAGCCAACCGGCTGGGTATTCCCGTGATCACGGCCACCCAGATGCTAGATAGCATGGTCAGTAATCCCCGACCAACCCGGGCTGAAATTTCCGATGTGGCCAATGCCATTCTGGATGGGACTGATGCCGTGATGCTGTCCAATGAAACTGCGGTCGGTAAATATCCGGTGGAAGCCGTAGAAACCATGTCCCGAATTGCCACCCGGATTGAGCAGGAAAAACATGTCCGCAATCTGGAAGAAGATACGGGACGATCGATCACCAATGCCATTAGTCAGGCCGTCGGGCATATCGCGGGGCAGTTGGGGGCTGCTGCCATCATGACCCTGACCAAGACGGGAGCAACAGCCCGTAACGTTTCTAAGTTTCGGCCTCAAATCCCAATTCTGGCTGTCACCCCCCATGTGGATGTGGCTCGACAACTACAACTGGTCTGGGGTGTGAAACCCTTGCTGGTGTTAGATTTACCCAATCAGGTTCAGACGTTTCAGGCAGCTATCAGTGTCGCCCAGGAGAAGCTGCTTCTGGCAGAGGGCGATCTGGTTGTGCTGACGGCAGGAACCCTCCAGGGGGTCGCTGGTTCCACAGACCTGATTAAGGTAGAAGTGGTGACCGCTGTTCTGGGTAAAGGCACTGCCATTGGGCAACAAGGGTCCATCAGTGGTCGGGCCAGGGTCGCCCACAGCAACATAGAGATCAGTAATTTCAACCCTGGAGAAATTCTGGTAGCCCCCCGCACCAGCATGGATTTTGTCGATGCCATTCGCAAAGCCGCCGGAATTATTACAGAAGATGACAGCCTCACCAGTCATGCAGCAGTCATTGGCTTGCGCCTGGGTGTCCCAGTTATTCTGGGAGTAAAAAATGCAACGTCCGTAATTCGAGATGGGGCAATTCTGACGCTGGATATGCAACGGGGCTTGGTTTATTCTGGCACCGTAGGTCCAGCTCAAAATGACACAGCATCAATGATTTAGCCTGGTCAATCATGATTTAAATTCTATGTCGCTGACCGTGAGCTTGCCTACACACAGGTTTCTTTTAAGACCTGGTTAAGAAAAAAGCCAGGAGATTTCACGGATTTTCCGAGATAACTCGCTGTTCTTCGTTGAGAAGACCCCGGTAAGATTGCTTGCATAATCCAAATTCTCTGTCGCCATCACTCCGTGATTCTGCACCAGGAATACTTAACTGATTATGCTGCACATCAGCAACCTTCCCCTCGGCTTGACCTCAATTTTGGAAGATTTACCCCTCCATAATATTCAGGTTGAGTTGGATTGTTCAGGCTCGAAAGTGATTAAAATTTTTGAGAAAAATCCTTTTCTCCCAGGTATCGTTCTCGTAGAACAGGGAGAATTTCGTGGGATGGTTTCGCGGCGTCAGTTTTTTGAGAGTATGAGCCGCCCCTATAGTCTGGATTTATTCTCAAAACGACCTATCCGGACTTTATATGAATTCACCCCCTCGGACGCCCTGACCTTCCCTGGGGAAATGTCCATTGTCAATGCCACCCGTCAGGTTCTCAGTCGCCCCCAGACTGACCTATATGAACCGATCATCGTTTTGACCCGGCAGGGAGTTTATAAAATCCTAGATGCCCAGAAGCTGCTGCTGGCCCAGTCCCAAATCCACTTGTTGACGATCTCGGCTCTGGAAGAGAGTCAGGAAGCCCTCTCCCAGGAAAAAGAATTAGCCCAGGTCACCTTACAGTCCATCGGGGATGCAGTCATTACCACTGACGCCCAGGGGCGGATTGAATCGTTAAACCCAATGGCCGAAAAGTTAACGGGTTGGACGGCTGCCGCAGCCTACCATCAACCTCTCACAGACGTATTTTGTGTGATTGACGAAGTAAGCCGCCAACCCGTGGCCAATCCTGTCACCACTCTGCTGCAGCATGGTCTTGCACTTGAGCAGGCTGAACATAAGGTCTTGATCGCGAGGGAAGGGCATGAAGTGGCGATCGATGATTCAGCAGCTCCCATTTATTCCCGGACTGGGCTACCCATTGGTGCAGTCCTAGTATTTCGAGATGTGACCCGATCCCGCCGGATGGCTCACCAACTCTCCTGGCAGGCTACCCATGATGCTTTGACGGGGTTGGTGAATCGCCACGAATTTGAACGGTGCCTGGAACAAGCTACCGATCTGGCGCGTCTGGAAGAGCGCCGCCATACCCTGTGCTATATGGACCTGGATCACTTCAAAATCATCAACGATACCTGCGGGCACCACGCTGGGGATGAGTTGCTGCGTCAGGTCACCCACCTGCTTCAGACCGAAATTCGAAAAACGGATACCCTGGCCCGTCTGGGTGGGGATGAATTTGGCCTGCTGCTCTATGAATGTTCGGTCGCAGAGGGGCTCCAGGTGGCAGAAAACCTCTGTCATCGCGTCAAAGATTATTCCTTCTTCTTCGAAGACCACACGTTCCATATTGGGGTCAGTATTGGTCTGGTAGAAATTCAACCAGACTACTGCAATCCGAGCCATGTGTTACGCGCTGCAGATACAGCCTGTTACGTTGCTAAACGGGGAGGCCGCAACTGTGTGCAAGTGTTTCAACAGACTCAGATGGGAAAAGTCGATCATGCCTCGATCGGGAGTGCCATTTTAGAATCTGCCCGATAAAGTGAAGAAGCATGTTATGCAACGCGCTACGGTTGCTCTCTCCCGTCCAAATTGGTATCAGTGCTGATGCAAGGGTCGTAAAAAATGCTTAAGCAGATGAAATGGCTTTCCCAAAATCCCCATCTATCCCTGGCTGCCACTCTATTACTGGGGTTCAGCCTAAACATAGGAGAACCCCTGAGGGCTGAAAACCCCCCTCCGCTCCAAAAACTGTTACTGCAAAAAGAGTGTCGTCATTGTAATCTGCGCAATGTGGATCTGAGATATGCCAATTTACGGGGCGTTGATTTATCAGGGGCTGACCTGACGGAGGCCAATCTTTACCAGGCCGATTTACAGGAGTCGCGCCTGTCCAGCGCAAATTTGACGGGTGCTAACCTGATTAACGTGAATTTACTGAGGGCTGATTTACAACAAGCCAATTTGCACCGAGCCAAGTTAATTGGAGCAGATGTCCGATCGGCCCAACTGAATGGGGCCAACCTGGAGCGGGCAGACCTCAGTGAAACAGATCTGAGCAATGCAGATTTGCGAGGAGCCAACCTCAAAGAAGCCACAATGATTAGCACCACCCTCCAACAATCCCTGCTGTGTGGAGCAGTGATGCCGACGGGCTATACCTTCAAACGGGGCTGCGAGAACAAAAGCACGGAAAGGTAACCGCATAGACCCAGCTTCCGTACTGTAAGATGTGGTTCAACATGTTGAAGCCCTATCTATCATCTGGGAGCAGCGATGCACAGCCACAATCCAAACCTGGAAGTCAGTCAAATCGTGGAAGGGATTTTGCGATCGGGTAAAATTAGCCGCCGGGAGTATGAGCAGCTCTCGGCAGCTATTTTGGCCGACAATAAGGTGGACGAAGAAGAGCATCGCCTGGTGAACCGGGTGTTCAATGCG from Leptolyngbya sp. 'hensonii' encodes the following:
- the pyk gene encoding pyruvate kinase, producing the protein MPRTKIVATIGPATSTPDVLRALIGAGATTLRLNFSHGTHDDHQRSIRLIRQISFELNQPVGILQDLQGPKIRLGKFIDGPITLKKGDPFILTSRDVTCNQEISTVTYEPLADEVPSESRILLDDGRVEMVVETVDRPQRDLHCRVTVGGVLSNSKGVNFPGVYLSIKALTDKDRRDLMFGLDQGVDWVALSFVRNPQDILEIKELISSAGKQVPVIAKIEKHEAIEQMEAILCICDGVMVARGDLGVELPAEDVPVLQKRLIATANRLGIPVITATQMLDSMVSNPRPTRAEISDVANAILDGTDAVMLSNETAVGKYPVEAVETMSRIATRIEQEKHVRNLEEDTGRSITNAISQAVGHIAGQLGAAAIMTLTKTGATARNVSKFRPQIPILAVTPHVDVARQLQLVWGVKPLLVLDLPNQVQTFQAAISVAQEKLLLAEGDLVVLTAGTLQGVAGSTDLIKVEVVTAVLGKGTAIGQQGSISGRARVAHSNIEISNFNPGEILVAPRTSMDFVDAIRKAAGIITEDDSLTSHAAVIGLRLGVPVILGVKNATSVIRDGAILTLDMQRGLVYSGTVGPAQNDTASMI
- a CDS encoding TldD/PmbA family protein, which codes for MLDQLSQVLASLDLPVDWVGLRAVRETETTRSFRDGLPRSNGRSDNQGVMVEVLVNGQIGYGATNSFQAAPIRLAAQMAYQQAKAAAEWGIHRLTETARPKVTGQYISPFLKPLEVLSAGEINDLLAKICQTLKVSDQIVQTTAMVMTTEAESWLISSNGSEVYQKFLKMATDYGATAQDGAIVQRRTQNGWLSHCYQGGAELFPEPDLWERVRRTGEQAVELLAAEDCPTMTTTLVLAPDQMMLQIHESIGHPLELDRILGDERNYAGGSFVKPEDFGQLTYGSPLMNVTFDPTVPGELASYNFDDTGTPASREYLIQGGKLLRGIGGLESQTRSGLPGVACTRACSWNRPPIDRMANLNLEPGTTPLAELIGSIEQGVYMESNRSWSIDDQRYKFQFGCEYARLIEQGQLTKTLRNPNYRGTTLQFWQNLVQVGDQESWAMYGTPMCGKGEPNQAIWVGHGSPICAFANLEVFGGG
- the rdgB gene encoding RdgB/HAM1 family non-canonical purine NTP pyrophosphatase, producing MQMPIMVVATGNPGKVREMQEYLVELDWELILKPEELDIEETGDTFLANACIKASQVALATGEWAIADDSGLEVDALEGAPGIFSARYGKTDPERIERLLFELGDELNRQAQFACAIAIARPDGNIALQAEGICRGEILHLPRGSDGFGYDPIFYVPEHGLTFAEMLPEVKRAISHRGQAFEVLLPQIQSLTPGA
- a CDS encoding GTP-binding protein; protein product: MPSVASSPSQTMDAPKHGLPVTIITGFLGSGKTTLLNHILTNQEGVKTAVLVNEFGEIGIDNELIVSTDDDMVELSNGCICCTINSDLQDAVYKVLEREDKVDYMVVETTGLADPLPVALTFLGTELRDLTRLDSIITVVDAENYSLDLFNSQAAHNQIAYGDIILLNKADLVDPADLDLLEVKIRDVKEGARILRTVKGDVSLPLILSVGLFESDRYFETDDKAEGHDHHDHDHDHHDHDHDHAHAHHGHDEQDHSACDHDHGHCEHDHDHHHHSDHLEMDGFTSISFQSDKPFAIKKFQNFLDHQLPESVFRAKGILWFDESPRRHIFHLSGKRFTMDDEDWKGQPKNQLVLIGQNLDHATLRAQLEACLGPKSSRGKGFGK
- a CDS encoding MAPEG family protein, with translation MTTDLTCLLILTLWTLLLNHIPAVARITKGGVAWGLSNREVMPEVAPWVGRADRAQRNHQDNLALIAIVILIAQITGQADGITAISSIIMVVSRILHGLTYIAGNPLLRSTAYFVSILALLTIVWRILT
- a CDS encoding Fic family protein; translated protein: MQQGSGETSYSAFIPAPLPPVPAITVDSVLQRRLEAAGLALGRLDGIGRILPGPEELLYSYIRKEAVLSSQIEGTQSSIADLLLHENQAVPGVVLEDIQEVSNYIGALSYGIDRLSTLPLSLRLIRESHERLVRGTRGDQKAPGEFRRSQNWIGGSKPSDAMFVPPPPHELPDVLSAFEKFLHSVEYPVLLKVGLAHAQFETIHPFLDGNGRVGRMLIALMLVAEGVLERPWLYVSLHFKKHRDKYYRLLQEVRTQGNWEEWLIFFLEGVTTIANQATEKIRALMALFERDRKVVEQSRKGSIYQSVAVQSNLTVYDYLKKRIAIRIPETAEACATTKPTVKRAIEDLQRLGIVTEATGKPRNKVYIYKEYLDILNQDDGTFETQ
- a CDS encoding (2Fe-2S) ferredoxin domain-containing protein; the encoded protein is MGSLRQVSVCQHTNCLQNGSSEVLGAFEAQPISGVTVCATGCLGQCNMGPTVHIEPDQTWYCRVKPQDVPEIVDRHLQGNEPVKRLLHPRFHPQFIE
- the cysS gene encoding cysteine--tRNA ligase; the encoded protein is MVLTLYNTLTRGKAAFEPLEAGQVRMYCCGVTVYDYCHLGHARSYIVWDVVRRYLQWCGYDVRYIQNFTDIDDKIINRAKEEQKPWDQVTATYIDEYFVDMDQLNIQRADAYPKATEFIPQMIDLIKTLIEGGYAYAAGGDVYYAVERFPSYGKLSGRHLEQMEAGASGRLSEEPETKKHHPMDFALWKAAKPGEPFWESPWGQGRPGWHIECSAMVRELLGDRIDIHSGGEDLVFPHHENEIAQSEAALAQPLATYWLHNGFVKIRGDKMSKSLKNFTTIRALLEVYDPMVVRLFVLQANYRQPIDFTEEAMAAATNGWQTLREGLLFGYNFGQDLQWPDRGDATFGDPAHMRVPSGSPAVTQFQAAMDDDFNTAGALAVLFDLAKDLRKEGNLLVHEGKTKTDPQVLEREWFTLVCLAQVLGLTAKPEAQVLQPDSAAARAGAGTPELIAGWTDAAIEALIQQRTEARKAKNWKEGDRIRDELKAQGITLIDGADGTRWHR